Proteins encoded in a region of the Rutidosis leptorrhynchoides isolate AG116_Rl617_1_P2 chromosome 9, CSIRO_AGI_Rlap_v1, whole genome shotgun sequence genome:
- the LOC139865636 gene encoding uncharacterized protein has translation MMNEKMKALMIGVVGAGITLSAYHQTYMTPTQCIGTGFFVLIFGLLVGEGFIPI, from the coding sequence atgatgaatgaaaAGATGAAAGCTTTGATGATTGGAGTTGTAGGTGCAGGAATCACACTTTCTGCATACCATCAAACATACATGACTCCAACTCAATGTATTGGTACTGGCTTCTTTGTTCTAATTTTCGGACTTCTTGTTGGTGAAGGTTTTATCCCTATTTAA
- the LOC139868660 gene encoding uncharacterized protein, which translates to MSTYSVFAIANHQIFNALMEYQCIMKTTRKITSFFSKRNGDDETREQESKRYKASTSAPEQEQNQPDPEPNLSELPNQNTTDFDITSMERDPGKRKQMWEYSADLREQIRVNDGKNCAFLRHVGSSQHRKAVASSENLLNQAGHIENLIEKQSVEKKLKNRIRLKASIDIVSWLTFQACAFRGHDETPNSRNCGNFIEMLKLLASYDDELAKVVLGNAPYNSRYTSGLIQKEILGIIVNNVRKHIRNEVGDSYFCVMVDESRDESKQEQMAIVLRFVDKDGAIRERFLNFGYDGASNMRGEWNGLQELVANNCPYAYHVHCFAHRLQLALVASSKEVIPVHQFFTKLTSIINVVCASSKRHDELQKAKVDEIKCLLGLGEIKSGKGKNQVGTISRASDTRWGSHFKSVCSLIDMYDATFEVLRNIIKDGCSSQRGDADASYGYMKSFEFVFILHLIKEIMGRTDTLSKALQKQSQDIGNAIVLVSATKESLNNFRNSGWNNFLEQAIIFSKKHQVDIPDFKALYKSTRYRPRGHDNQVSVEHYYKVDIFICTLDKQLYEMENRFNDQAMELLTLTYALVPKRILEACDTDQICHLVKKYYPADFTEQERIRLRYQLEIFEIELSNNSKLRAAATIVELCKFLVETDKCEVYSLIDRLIRLILTLPVSTPTTERAFSAMKLCKTRLRNKMSDEFLADNLVVYIEKDIAERFDSKAIIDEFKDIKGRRAEL; encoded by the exons ATGTCTACATATTCAGTATTTGCAATTGCAAATCATCAGATATTTAATGCCTTAATG GAGTATCAATGTATCATGAAAACTACAAGAAAGATTACTAGTTTTTTCTCTAAGAGAAATGGTGATGATGAAACAAGAGAACAAGAAAGTAAACGTTATAAAGCTTCAACAAGTGCACCGGAACAAGAACAAAATCAACCAGACCCTGAACCAAATCTTTCTGAACTTCCAAACCAGAATACAACGGATTTCGATATTACTTCTATGGAAAGAGACCCGGGGAAACGAAAACAAATGTGGGAGTATTCGGCTGATCTGAGGGAACAAATAAGG GTGAATGATGGAAAAAATTGTGCTTTTCTTAGACATGTTGGAAGTTCACAACATAGAAAAGCAGTGGCATCTAGTGAAAATTTGTTAAATCAAGCAGGACATATTGAAAACCTTATAGAGAAACAAAGTGTTGAAAAAAAATTGAAGAACCGTATACGATTGAAAGCTTCAATTGATATAGTTAGTTGGTTAACGTTCCAAGCTTGTGCATTTAGAGGGCATGATGAAACTCCAAACTCAAGAAATTGTGGAAACTTTATCGAAATGTTAAAACTTCTAGCTTCATATGATGATGAACTTGCTAAGGTGGTGTTAGGGAATGCTCCTTACAATTCAAGGTATACTTCGGGATTAATACAAAAAGAAATTCTAGGTATTATCGTGAACAATGTTCGAAAGCATATTCGAAATGAAGTTGGTGATTCTTACTTTTGTGTCATGGTTGATGAGTCACGTGACGAGTCCAAGCAAGAACAAATGGCTATAGTTTTAAGATTTGTTGATAAAGATGGGGCGATAAGAGaaagatttttaaatttt GGTTACGATGGTGCTAGTAACATGAGAGGAGAATGGAATGGTTTGCAAGAACTTGTTGCTAACAATTGTCCTTATGCATATCATGTTCATTGTTTTGCACATAGATTACAACTTGCCTTAGTTGCTTCTTCGAAAGAAGTTATTCCGGTCCACCAGTTTTTCACAAAGTTGACATCAATTATCAATGTTGTTTGTGCTTCAAGTAAGCGACATGACGAGTTACAAAAAGCTAAGGTGGATGAAATCAAATGTTTGTTAGGACTCGGTGAAATCAAATCTGGTAAAGGAAAAAATCAAGTTGGAACAATAAGTCGAGCTAGTGACACACGTTGGGGTTCTCATTTCAAATCAGTTTGTAGCTTGATTGATATGTATGATGCTACTTTTGAAGTTCTTCGGAATATAATTAAAGATGGATGTTCTTCACAACGCGGTGATGCTGATGCATCTTATGGTTATATGAAATCGTTCGAGTTTGTATTTATTCTACACTTGATAAAAGAAATAATGGGGAGGACCGATACTTTATCTAAGGCTTTGCAAAAACAATCTCAAGACATTGGCAATGCCATCGTGCTTGTTTCAGCTACAAAGGAAAGTCTTAACAACTTTAGAAATTCTGGATGGAACAACTTTCTTGAACAGGCTATCATATTCTCGAAAAAACATCAAGTGGATATACCTGATTTCAAGGCCCTATATAAGTCTACTCGATATCGTCCTCGTGGACACGATAATCAAGTGAGTGTTGAGCATTATTATAAGGTTGATATATTTATATGCACGCTGGATAAGCAACTGTATGAGATGGAAAATAGGTTCAATGATCAAGCCATGGAGTTGCTAACTCTTACTTATGCTTTAGTTCCAAAAAGAATCCTTGAAGCGTGTGATACTGATCAGATTTGTCATCTTGTTAAGAAATATTATCCTGCAGATTTTACAGAACAAGAGAGGATTCGATTGAGATATCAGTTGGAGATTTTTGAAATTGAATTATCAAATAACTCAAAGCTTCGTGCAGCTGCTACTATTGTTGAATTGTGCAAATTTCTTGTAGAAACTGATAAGTGTGAGGTATATTCTCTGATCGATAGACTAATTCGACTCATCTTAACACTTCCGGTTTCTACTCCTACAACTGAGAGGGCATTTTCAGCAATGAAACTGTGCAAAACTCGACTCCGAAATAAGATGTCAGATGAATTTCTTGCAGATAACTTGGTGGTGTATATAGAAAAGGATATTGCCGAAAGATTTGATTCAAAAGCTATAATTGATGAATTCAAAGACATTAAAGGTCGTCGAGCTGAACTCTAA